The genomic stretch GTCGTATCAGTCAAGTCATCGAAGACATCGCGGACAACTACGATGTCGTGGTCATCGACTGCCCTCCTCAACTGGGCTATCTCACGCTTTCGGCTTTGACCGCCGCGACGTCGATCCTGGTCACTGTCCATCCGCAGATGTTGGACGTGATGTCGATGAACCAGTTCCTGGCGATGACCTCGAATCTCCTCCGCGAGATCGAGAATGCGGGCGCACAGTTCAAATTTAATTGGATGCGCTATCTCATCACACGCTTTGAACCGAGTGACGGGCCCCAAAACCAGATGGTTGGCTATCTTCGTTCGATCTTCGGCGAAAACGTGCTCAACTTTCCGATGCTCAAGACAACTGCTGTTTCTGACGCTGGCCTGACAAACCAGACGCTCTTCGAGGTTGAGCGTGGTCAGTTTACGCGCTCGACCTACGATCGCGCCCTGGAGGCGATGAACGCTGTCAACGACGAGATCGAGACTCTGATCAAAAAAGCCTGGGGTAGAACCGCATGAGTCGGAAGCACCTTCTCGGCGTCTCCACAGACGCGCCCGACACTACATCAGTCGCTGACAACAGAGCGGCCAAGACTCGGTCGATGCCGCTTCTCGGCGTGGCGAGAAAAGAACGTGATCCTGCGACCAAGCTGACGGCAAACATCGGCAACGCACTGCGTGAGCAAAATGATCGTCTTGGCCGTGCCGAGGAGATTGAACGGCGGCTCGCGGAAGGTCAGGCCGTCGTTGAACTGGACCCATCATCAATCGAGCCGTCGTTCGTTCAAGATCGTATGCAAGGTGATATCGACGGTCTCCTTATGTCGATCCGGGAGCAAGGACAGCAGGTCCCAATCCTTGTGAGGCCTCATCCGGAAGGAGGTGGCCGATACCAGGTTGCCTTCGGCCATCGCCGCCTGCGCGCCGTGTCAGAGCTCGGACTGCCGGTCAAGGCGGTCGTTCGCGACTTGACCGACGAGCAATTGGTCGTGGCCCAGGGTCAGGAAAACAACGAACGTGAAGACCTCACATTTATTGAAAAGGCGCGTTTCGCGCATCAGCTGAACAAGCAGTTCTCGCGAGAAATCGTCATTGCTGCCATGTCGATCGACAAAAGCAATCTGTCGAAGATGCTCCTACTTATCGACGCCCTCCCCTCTGAGCTGATCGACGCCATTGGCGCCGCCCCAGGAGTCGGTCGCCCCAGCTGGCAACAACTCGCCGAATTGGTCGAGAAAGCAGGGTCGCCAGCGGACGTCGTCAAATTTGCGAGTTCGGCAGAGGCTCAGACG from Rhizobium tropici CIAT 899 encodes the following:
- the repB gene encoding plasmid partitioning protein RepB, which translates into the protein MSRKHLLGVSTDAPDTTSVADNRAAKTRSMPLLGVARKERDPATKLTANIGNALREQNDRLGRAEEIERRLAEGQAVVELDPSSIEPSFVQDRMQGDIDGLLMSIREQGQQVPILVRPHPEGGGRYQVAFGHRRLRAVSELGLPVKAVVRDLTDEQLVVAQGQENNEREDLTFIEKARFAHQLNKQFSREIVIAAMSIDKSNLSKMLLLIDALPSELIDAIGAAPGVGRPSWQQLAELVEKAGSPADVVKFASSAEAQTLPSADRFKAVIGHLKPRRIARGLPEVMSTPDGDRLAQVTQSKSKLEITIDRKETPEFAAFVLEHLPALYQEHRAKHQQKQGE